The proteins below are encoded in one region of Helicoverpa zea isolate HzStark_Cry1AcR chromosome 21, ilHelZeax1.1, whole genome shotgun sequence:
- the LOC124640707 gene encoding protein tipE: protein MRGGSSERLVVRSSRRRGETRAKLTRYITVILATLLGGGGSALLFLVPLYADPALSALAADFDPVPAECVTERRDDRLGLDNCTWASCREGCTSDAYKCTQLHVKYKAHAEEWRPAVLFVNIKGCGYPPAVDCENFTTSYGYVGARYPCFWSRADTSVVVPRWSRGEQVATVTRTLAVPLFLSGCAGIGLCALHCECKPRRRRRPPRRPPRLPTLSPDDTSVYRLA from the coding sequence ATGAGGGGTGGAAGTTCGGAACGTTTGGTCGTACGATCCTCTCGCCGTAGAGGAGAAACGCGTGCTAAGCTAACGCGATATATCACCGTAATACTAGCTACTTTGTTAGGAGGTGGGGGCTCCGCGCTGCTGTTTCTCGTGCCGCTGTACGCTGATCCAGCGTTAAGTGCTCTAGCAGCTGATTTCGATCCAGTCCCAGCGGAGTGCGTCACTGAGAGGCGCGATGACAGGCTCGGCTTGGACAACTGTACTTGGGCATCGTGCAGAGAGGGGTGCACCAGCGACGCTTATAAGTGTACACAGCTACACGTCAAGTACAAAGCTCATGCAGAAGAATGGCGTCCGGCTGTTCTGTTTGTCAATATAAAGGGATGTGGTTATCCACCGGCAGTCGACTGTGAGAATTTCACGACAAGCTACGGGTATGTAGGTGCTCGATACCCCTGTTTCTGGTCGCGGGCCGATACGTCTGTGGTGGTGCCTCGTTGGTCGCGAGGAGAGCAAGTGGCGACGGTGACGAGGACCCTGGCGGTGCCGCTGTTCCTGTCGGGCTGTGCCGGGATAGGGCTGTGCGCGCTGCACTGCGAGTGCAAGCCGCGTCGCCGCCGACGCCCTCCACGCCGTCCCCCACGCTTGCCTACTCTATCCCCCGATGACACATCAGTCTACCGATTAGCTTAG
- the LOC124640897 gene encoding tRNA pseudouridine synthase A isoform X2 — MDMAAVENKEPEESPKEPQEIVLNKNMTRFKKRYMKRHWQTDTNPDENGESKQRKLCDKPVERIKRKKMALLLGYCGVDYYGMQRNPGVRTIEEDLLRALMEAKYITEDDFNNQQNAQFQRSSRTDKGVSAARQVVSLKLPLEVDVAEINKRLPDCIKVFGVKRVTNRFNSKSKCNARTYSYTLPTYVMEPSLVSEEERKKYRITEEKQEQVKKILEVYKGTKSYHNFTEKKHYQDPSALRFIMGFTLDRVFIDSDMEFAVLLVKGQSFMLHQIRKMVGLAIAVLRGHTDHSILEKVFGKDKVMIPTAPGLGLVLDTVHYDRYDAKFKDSHDSLTWSAEEEEIHKFKHEHIYPVIVKGEVEGQSMATWLEKLSKHSYEPSEENLEKGDEKELAGDDDDDADLDDDCDDDKNVSKDCDTPEVKAGENKIEELNDEGKIDESANKKTDQ, encoded by the exons ATGGACATGGCAGCCGTAGAGAATAAGGAGCCAGAAGAAAGCCCTAAAGAACCTCAAGAAATAGTTCTGAATAAAAATATGACTAGATTCAAAAAGCGTTATATGAAGCGACACTGGCAAACAGATACAAACCCTGATGAAAATGGTGAATCAAAACAAAGGAAGCTTTGTGACAAACCTGTGGAAAGAATTAAGAGGAAGAAAATGGCTCTGCTTTTAGGATACTGCGGTGTTGATTATTATGGCATGCAACG TAACCCAGGAGTGAGAACAATTGAGGAGGACTTACTAAGAGCGTTAATGGAGGCAAAGTATATAACGGAAGATGACTTTAATAACCAGCAGAATGCTCAATTTCAACGGAGTTCTCGGACGGACAAGGGCGTGTCTGCTGCCAGACAGGTTGTGTCACTTAAGCTGC CTCTTGAAGTGGATGTTgctgaaataaacaaaagactgcCTGACTGCATCAAAGTGTTTGGTGTAAAGAGAGTAACAAATAGGTTCAACTCAAAATCAAAGTGCAACGCTAGAACATATAGCTATACCCTTCCCACTTATGTGATGGAACCTAGTCTAGTCAGTGAGGAAGAGAGAAAGAAGTATAGGATCACAGAAGAAAAACAAGAGCAAGTAAAGAAGATTCTAGAAGTTTATAAAGGGACAAAGAGTTATCATAACTTTACGGAAAAGAA ACATTACCAAGATCCATCGGCATTAAGATTCATAATGGGCTTCACATTAGACAGAGTATTCATTGATTCAGACATGGAATTTGCTGTACTGCTAGTCAAG GGTCAAAGTTTCATGCTTCATCAAATACGCAAGATGGTGGGCTTGGCGATAGCTGTCCTGCGTGGTCACACTGACCATTCCATACTCGAGAAGGTGTTTGGCAAGGACAAAGTCATGATACCCACTGCGCCTGGATTGGGCCTTGTACTTGATACA GTCCACTATGACAGATATGACGCGAAATTCAAGGATAGCCATGACAGTTTGACTTGGTCAGCCGAAGAGGAAGAAATTCACAAGTTCAAACATGAGCACATATATCCCGTGATAGTTAAGGGCGAGGTTGAAGGCCAGTCTATGGCAACTTGGCTTGAGAAACTCAGTAAGCACTCATATGAGCCATCGGAAGAAAATCTGGAAAAAGGTGATGAAAAAGAGTTGGCAggtgatgatgacgatgatgcaGACCTTGATGATGATtgtgatgatgataaaaatgtTAGCAAAGATTGCGACACTCCGGAAGTTAAAGCtggtgaaaacaaaattgaagagTTGAATGACGAGGGTAAGATTGACGAGAGTGCGAATAAGAAAACTGATCAGTAA
- the LOC124640897 gene encoding tRNA pseudouridine synthase A isoform X1: MSVTLFRFVVNTLRQNLPRHPIRSAFQVRSASAMDMAAVENKEPEESPKEPQEIVLNKNMTRFKKRYMKRHWQTDTNPDENGESKQRKLCDKPVERIKRKKMALLLGYCGVDYYGMQRNPGVRTIEEDLLRALMEAKYITEDDFNNQQNAQFQRSSRTDKGVSAARQVVSLKLPLEVDVAEINKRLPDCIKVFGVKRVTNRFNSKSKCNARTYSYTLPTYVMEPSLVSEEERKKYRITEEKQEQVKKILEVYKGTKSYHNFTEKKHYQDPSALRFIMGFTLDRVFIDSDMEFAVLLVKGQSFMLHQIRKMVGLAIAVLRGHTDHSILEKVFGKDKVMIPTAPGLGLVLDTVHYDRYDAKFKDSHDSLTWSAEEEEIHKFKHEHIYPVIVKGEVEGQSMATWLEKLSKHSYEPSEENLEKGDEKELAGDDDDDADLDDDCDDDKNVSKDCDTPEVKAGENKIEELNDEGKIDESANKKTDQ; this comes from the exons ATGTCCGTCACGTTATTCAGATTTGTTGTAAATACATTGAGACAGAATTTGCCGAGACATCCCATTAGATCAG CATTTCAAGTGCGGTCAGCATCAGCCATGGACATGGCAGCCGTAGAGAATAAGGAGCCAGAAGAAAGCCCTAAAGAACCTCAAGAAATAGTTCTGAATAAAAATATGACTAGATTCAAAAAGCGTTATATGAAGCGACACTGGCAAACAGATACAAACCCTGATGAAAATGGTGAATCAAAACAAAGGAAGCTTTGTGACAAACCTGTGGAAAGAATTAAGAGGAAGAAAATGGCTCTGCTTTTAGGATACTGCGGTGTTGATTATTATGGCATGCAACG TAACCCAGGAGTGAGAACAATTGAGGAGGACTTACTAAGAGCGTTAATGGAGGCAAAGTATATAACGGAAGATGACTTTAATAACCAGCAGAATGCTCAATTTCAACGGAGTTCTCGGACGGACAAGGGCGTGTCTGCTGCCAGACAGGTTGTGTCACTTAAGCTGC CTCTTGAAGTGGATGTTgctgaaataaacaaaagactgcCTGACTGCATCAAAGTGTTTGGTGTAAAGAGAGTAACAAATAGGTTCAACTCAAAATCAAAGTGCAACGCTAGAACATATAGCTATACCCTTCCCACTTATGTGATGGAACCTAGTCTAGTCAGTGAGGAAGAGAGAAAGAAGTATAGGATCACAGAAGAAAAACAAGAGCAAGTAAAGAAGATTCTAGAAGTTTATAAAGGGACAAAGAGTTATCATAACTTTACGGAAAAGAA ACATTACCAAGATCCATCGGCATTAAGATTCATAATGGGCTTCACATTAGACAGAGTATTCATTGATTCAGACATGGAATTTGCTGTACTGCTAGTCAAG GGTCAAAGTTTCATGCTTCATCAAATACGCAAGATGGTGGGCTTGGCGATAGCTGTCCTGCGTGGTCACACTGACCATTCCATACTCGAGAAGGTGTTTGGCAAGGACAAAGTCATGATACCCACTGCGCCTGGATTGGGCCTTGTACTTGATACA GTCCACTATGACAGATATGACGCGAAATTCAAGGATAGCCATGACAGTTTGACTTGGTCAGCCGAAGAGGAAGAAATTCACAAGTTCAAACATGAGCACATATATCCCGTGATAGTTAAGGGCGAGGTTGAAGGCCAGTCTATGGCAACTTGGCTTGAGAAACTCAGTAAGCACTCATATGAGCCATCGGAAGAAAATCTGGAAAAAGGTGATGAAAAAGAGTTGGCAggtgatgatgacgatgatgcaGACCTTGATGATGATtgtgatgatgataaaaatgtTAGCAAAGATTGCGACACTCCGGAAGTTAAAGCtggtgaaaacaaaattgaagagTTGAATGACGAGGGTAAGATTGACGAGAGTGCGAATAAGAAAACTGATCAGTAA